From a single Rhizobium lusitanum genomic region:
- a CDS encoding acyl-CoA dehydrogenase has protein sequence MYKAPVEEIAFTLKHVTGMGQAMEEGRLGDLSGDVLDAILTEAGRFAGDEMEPLAEIGDRQGAKLVDGKVVLPDGWEKLYRDWIAGGWNGLTAPEEFGGQGLPHMLNVATLEMWNSASMAFGLAPTLTMGAVEALVAHGSEDLKRKYLAKLVTGEWAGTMNLTEPHAGSDVGALRTRADRHNDGTHRLFGQKIFITWGDHEAAENIIHFVLARLPDAPAGTRGISLFLVPKFLVNDDGSLGARNDYFAHSLEHKLGIHGSPTCTMIYGDGKYGDERGAVAWLVGEENKGLACMFTMMNNARLAVGIQGVAIAEAATQKAIAYAKERTQGRAPGTAAFGMSPIIEHPDIARMLLTMKALTQGSRAICYACAEAIDMSHRDAGKARYWQERAALLTPIAKSFSTDAGVDVASLGIQVHGGMGFIEETGAARLLRDARIAPIYEGTNGIQAIDLVTRKLTISNGDQVRGFITELRGIADAVAKSNLDGFGETADRLNAAIADLETASEWLLAQQAEGHVAEALAGATPYQRLFGLVLTGCYLAKGGLVDIADGEGEKRIALCRFAAENMLAETAALTDRVVTGASSLEAARIALA, from the coding sequence ATGTACAAGGCGCCTGTCGAAGAAATCGCGTTCACGCTGAAGCATGTCACCGGCATGGGGCAGGCGATGGAGGAGGGGCGTCTCGGCGACCTGAGCGGCGATGTCCTCGATGCCATCCTGACCGAGGCCGGCCGTTTCGCCGGCGACGAGATGGAACCGCTGGCCGAGATCGGTGACCGTCAGGGCGCCAAGCTTGTTGATGGCAAGGTGGTGTTGCCCGATGGCTGGGAGAAGCTCTATCGCGACTGGATCGCCGGCGGCTGGAACGGCCTGACCGCCCCGGAAGAGTTTGGCGGGCAGGGCCTGCCGCACATGCTGAACGTCGCGACGCTGGAAATGTGGAATTCCGCCTCCATGGCTTTCGGTCTCGCGCCGACGCTGACCATGGGCGCCGTCGAGGCGCTTGTCGCCCACGGCAGCGAGGACCTCAAGAGAAAATACCTTGCGAAACTGGTGACCGGCGAATGGGCCGGCACGATGAACCTGACCGAGCCGCATGCGGGCTCCGATGTCGGTGCCCTGCGCACTCGCGCCGATCGCCACAACGATGGCACCCATCGCCTCTTCGGCCAGAAGATCTTCATCACCTGGGGCGACCACGAGGCAGCCGAGAACATCATCCATTTCGTACTCGCCCGCCTGCCGGATGCGCCTGCCGGCACGCGCGGCATTTCGCTGTTCCTGGTGCCGAAGTTCCTGGTCAATGATGATGGTTCGCTCGGCGCCCGCAACGACTATTTCGCCCATTCGCTGGAACATAAGCTCGGCATCCATGGCTCGCCGACCTGCACGATGATCTATGGTGACGGCAAATACGGGGATGAGAGAGGCGCGGTTGCCTGGCTCGTCGGCGAGGAGAACAAGGGTCTCGCCTGCATGTTCACGATGATGAACAATGCCCGCCTTGCCGTCGGCATCCAGGGCGTGGCGATTGCCGAAGCCGCGACACAGAAGGCCATCGCTTACGCAAAAGAGCGTACGCAGGGCAGGGCGCCGGGCACGGCAGCTTTCGGAATGAGCCCGATCATCGAGCATCCCGACATCGCCCGTATGCTTTTGACCATGAAGGCGCTGACGCAAGGCTCGCGTGCCATCTGCTATGCCTGCGCCGAGGCGATCGACATGTCGCACCGCGATGCCGGCAAGGCGCGCTATTGGCAGGAGCGTGCCGCCCTGCTGACGCCGATCGCCAAATCCTTCTCCACCGACGCCGGCGTCGATGTTGCCTCGCTCGGCATCCAGGTGCATGGCGGTATGGGCTTCATCGAGGAGACGGGTGCTGCGCGCCTGCTGCGTGACGCCCGCATCGCGCCGATCTATGAAGGCACCAACGGCATCCAGGCAATCGACCTCGTCACGCGCAAGCTGACTATCAGTAACGGCGACCAGGTGCGTGGCTTCATCACCGAATTGCGCGGGATTGCCGATGCCGTCGCCAAATCCAATCTCGACGGTTTCGGTGAGACGGCTGACCGGCTGAATGCCGCCATCGCCGATCTCGAAACGGCAAGCGAATGGCTGTTGGCGCAGCAAGCGGAGGGACATGTGGCCGAGGCATTGGCTGGGGCAACGCCTTATCAGCGGCTCTTCGGCCTCGTCTTGACCGGCTGCTATCTCGCCAAGGGCGGCCTGGTGGACATTGCGGACGGTGAAGGCGAAAAGCGCATCGCGCTCTGCCGCTTCGCTGCCGAAAACATGCTGGCCGAAACCGCAGCACTCACCGATCGCGTCGTTACCGGCGCTTCCAGCCTTGAAGCTGCACGCATCGCTCTTGCTTGA
- a CDS encoding GIY-YIG nuclease family protein → MEVIVYILRCSDGSYYTGLTKQEIEARVWEHNAGIYDGYTSKRRPVELMFHEVYDRIIDAIARERQIKGWSRRKKEALIALDYEALPALSRRGSTRK, encoded by the coding sequence ATGGAAGTCATTGTTTACATCCTGCGTTGCAGCGATGGCTCCTATTACACCGGCCTCACCAAGCAAGAGATCGAAGCCCGGGTCTGGGAACACAATGCAGGCATCTATGACGGCTATACCTCCAAGCGCCGGCCGGTCGAATTGATGTTTCACGAAGTCTATGACCGCATCATCGATGCCATCGCCCGCGAACGACAGATCAAGGGTTGGTCACGCCGGAAGAAAGAGGCGTTGATCGCGCTGGATTATGAAGCCCTGCCGGCATTGTCGCGGCGTGGGTCTACGAGAAAATAA
- a CDS encoding crotonase/enoyl-CoA hydratase family protein: protein MTEHILIQRPETAPHVQVIRFNRPEKKNAITRVMYQTMTDALRAADEDPDIRVTVFLGTEGCFSAGNDMADFLAFAMGGSMGREVLDFLGALATAKKPIVSGVDGLAIGIGTTIHLHCDLTVASDRSLFKTPFVDLALVPEAASSLLAPRVMGHQRAFALLALGEGFSAADAKDAGLISKVTTAEVLEAETLSLATRLAAKPPEALRIARDLIKGSTADVLARIDEEATLFAAQLKSAEARAAFEAFMKR from the coding sequence TTGACTGAACACATCTTGATCCAGCGTCCCGAGACCGCACCGCATGTGCAGGTCATCCGCTTCAATCGGCCGGAAAAGAAAAACGCCATCACCCGCGTCATGTATCAGACGATGACGGATGCGCTGCGGGCGGCGGATGAGGATCCGGATATCCGCGTCACCGTTTTTCTCGGCACCGAAGGTTGTTTCTCCGCCGGCAACGACATGGCCGATTTCCTGGCCTTCGCCATGGGCGGCAGCATGGGCCGCGAAGTGCTGGATTTCCTCGGCGCGCTCGCCACGGCGAAAAAGCCCATTGTCTCGGGCGTGGACGGCCTGGCGATCGGCATCGGCACCACCATCCACCTTCATTGCGACCTGACCGTCGCCTCCGACCGCAGCCTGTTCAAGACACCCTTCGTCGATCTCGCCCTCGTGCCGGAAGCCGCCTCCAGCCTGCTCGCGCCCCGCGTAATGGGCCACCAGCGCGCCTTCGCCCTGCTGGCGCTGGGCGAAGGCTTTTCCGCTGCTGATGCAAAGGATGCAGGCCTGATCTCGAAGGTGACCACGGCGGAGGTGCTGGAAGCCGAAACCCTGTCGCTCGCCACCAGGCTCGCCGCCAAGCCACCCGAGGCGCTGCGGATCGCCCGCGACCTGATCAAAGGTTCGACAGCAGATGTTCTCGCCCGCATTGACGAGGAGGCGACGCTCTTTGCGGCGCAGCTAAAGAGCGCGGAAGCCAGGGCGGCGTTTGAGGCGTTTATGAAGCGGTGA